The DNA window TTCGCCCGCACGCCCCTGGCCGATACGCTGCCGGACGTGCAGATGCACTTCGTGCCCGGCTATCGCAGCCACCGTGGCCGACTGTTCGAGTGGGGCCATGGCTACGCGATCCACACCTGCGTGCTGCGGCCGAAAAGCATCGGCGAAGTGCGCCTGGGCGAAGGGCGCAGTCTGTCCATCGACTTCAATTTCCTCGACGACGAGGCCGACGCCAGAGTGCTGGTGGAAGGCGTCAAGCTGGCGCGGCGGATTCTCGCCCAGCCGGAGTTCGACGCCATTCGCGGCGAGGAAATGCTGCCGGGGCCGCAGGTGCAGAGCGACGAGCAACTGCTGGCACACCTGCGCGACTACGCCGCCACCGTATTCCACCCGGTCGGCACCTGCCGCATGGGCAGCGACGAAGCCGCGGTGGTAACACCCGAGCTGAAGGTACGTGGCCTGTCCAACCTGCGCGTGGCCGACGCCTCGATCATGCCCACGCTGATCAGCGGCAACACCAACGCCCCCTGCATCATGATTGGCGAAAAGGCCGCGGATCTGGTGCTGAACAGCCCGAAGACAGCCGCAGGCACACAAACTCTGTCTTGACCGGATAACGCCATGGACGGCATTGCCTCAGCGCCCGGCAAACACCTCATCGAGGGTCCTGGCTTCGAGGATGTTTTCCGCCCAGCGCTCCAGCTCCAGGGTCTTTGCTGCCTGGACGCGAGCCTGGGTCGCAGCATCCAGTTCACCAAAACGGTGAGTCAATTGCTTCAACAGGATGGCCTGGGTACCGCGCTCGAGCCCTTGGACCATCCCCTCTTCGAGCCCTTGCTCAATGCCCTGCTCGAACCCCCTCGCCTGGGCCTTGCGTTCGAACGAACTGACGTAAGGCATGATGGCCTCCTCCTGTAGCTGGGTGATGCATGCATCGTAGTAGTCCCCCGCCTCGACCGGCAAGGCCACCATCCACTCAAGGAAGATGACCAGGCGACCAATCAATTGCCGGTCCAGGCGCTGGTGAATGGCCAGCCGATAGAAACCGATCAGGCTATCGGCGCGCTGCCTGCCGTCGCGGGTCAGTTTGGCCGTGAGCTGAGCCGCAACCAGCAGGGCGAACGGATTGTCGCTGTGCAGCAAGCGCTCCATTCGCGGATAGAAGTCCAACAGCTTGCAGGTACGGAAGCGGAAGGTGACGCCACTGCCGGCAAAATGGCTGGAAAAGCGCTCGGGGCGGAAGTCCGGATCGGTGTCGGTCAGCACCGCGAGGCTGATCACCGCCTGCCGGTAGCGTTCGCGGATACG is part of the Pseudomonas sp. ABC1 genome and encodes:
- a CDS encoding DUF4351 domain-containing protein codes for the protein MNEDHDSPWKEALEVFFQSFLQLLFPDIGGLVDWRQPALFLDKELQKITGDAESGRRYVDKLARVRLLDGEERWVLVHTEVQGEPERNFAERMYCYYSRIRERYRQAVISLAVLTDTDPDFRPERFSSHFAGSGVTFRFRTCKLLDFYPRMERLLHSDNPFALLVAAQLTAKLTRDGRQRADSLIGFYRLAIHQRLDRQLIGRLVIFLEWMVALPVEAGDYYDACITQLQEEAIMPYVSSFERKAQARGFEQGIEQGLEEGMVQGLERGTQAILLKQLTHRFGELDAATQARVQAAKTLELERWAENILEARTLDEVFAGR